A region of Streptomyces sp. NBC_01264 DNA encodes the following proteins:
- a CDS encoding phosphotransferase family protein yields the protein MTTEGPLTARAPMADPGRARAAARAIAAAALGRDPGPMATAASGSHHVYGGPDVVVKIIDAASHTRLNREIALAPHLPAGLTAPLLDSGTHRLETGDVRFACYARVPGTAPSMGMPGVDGATARALAEQAVERLGRLHAWVPQGEADRTLRETLDHGGFTGRAAFLAEIEGLAERDRHGTVPTHLLDGLRAIARDAPPHARTAVPVHADCHWDNWLAHAGNVTALLDFEWARFGDPVDDWFFLIRFSGPHMETLLDVVARATGTPPDTLRAGCEVREATHLAADLRVVLERPEVHARMAADRLRSLEELVVGRYWWRDAR from the coding sequence GTGACCACCGAAGGGCCGCTGACCGCCCGCGCGCCGATGGCCGACCCGGGGCGGGCCCGCGCCGCCGCCCGTGCGATCGCGGCGGCGGCCCTGGGGCGCGATCCCGGCCCCATGGCCACCGCCGCGAGCGGCTCCCACCACGTGTACGGGGGCCCGGACGTGGTCGTCAAGATCATCGATGCGGCCTCCCACACGCGGCTGAACCGGGAGATCGCGCTCGCGCCCCACCTGCCCGCCGGGCTCACGGCCCCGCTGCTCGACAGCGGGACCCACCGGCTGGAGACGGGCGACGTCCGCTTTGCCTGCTACGCCCGCGTGCCGGGGACGGCTCCCAGCATGGGCATGCCGGGCGTGGACGGGGCGACCGCGCGCGCGTTGGCCGAGCAGGCGGTCGAACGGCTCGGCCGGCTCCACGCCTGGGTGCCCCAGGGCGAGGCCGACCGGACGCTGCGGGAAACCCTCGACCACGGAGGGTTCACCGGTCGGGCCGCGTTCCTCGCCGAGATCGAGGGCCTCGCCGAGCGCGACCGCCACGGAACCGTACCTACCCACCTGCTCGACGGGCTGAGGGCGATCGCGCGGGACGCGCCCCCGCACGCCCGTACGGCCGTCCCCGTCCACGCGGACTGCCACTGGGACAACTGGCTCGCGCACGCCGGGAACGTGACGGCCCTGCTGGACTTCGAATGGGCCCGCTTCGGGGACCCCGTCGACGACTGGTTCTTCCTGATCCGGTTCAGCGGACCGCACATGGAGACCCTCCTCGACGTCGTCGCCCGTGCGACGGGAACCCCTCCGGACACCCTTCGGGCAGGCTGCGAGGTCCGCGAAGCGACCCACCTCGCGGCCGATCTCCGTGTCGTACTGGAACGCCCCGAGGTCCACGCGCGCATGGCGGCGGACCGGCTCCGCTCGCTGGAGGAGCTCGTCGTCGGGCGCTACTGGTGGCGCGACGCCCGCTGA
- a CDS encoding S-(hydroxymethyl)mycothiol dehydrogenase: MTHRVRGVIARSKGAPVETTTILVPDPGPGEALVRVQACGVCHTDLHYREGGINDEFPFLLGHEAAGVVESVGPDVTSVAPGDFVVLNWRAVCGDCRACKRGRPWYCFNTHNATQPMTLEDGTPLSPALGIGAFAEKTLVAAGQCTKVDPAASPAAAGLLGCGAMAGLGAALNTGNVGRGDSVAVIGCGGVGNAAVAGARLAGASRIIAVDLDDRKLEWARGLGATHTVNGGTQDVVKAIQELTGGNGADVVIEAVGRPETYKQAFYARDLAGTVVLVGVPTPEMRLELPLLDVFGRGGALKSSWYGDCLPERDFPLLIDLYLQGRLDLDAFVSERIALDGVEAAFARMERGEVLRSVVEF, from the coding sequence GTGACGCATCGCGTACGAGGGGTCATCGCCCGGAGCAAGGGCGCACCGGTGGAGACGACGACGATCCTCGTGCCCGATCCGGGCCCCGGCGAGGCGCTCGTACGGGTCCAGGCCTGCGGGGTCTGCCACACCGACCTGCACTACCGGGAGGGCGGCATCAACGACGAGTTCCCCTTCCTGCTCGGCCACGAGGCCGCCGGGGTCGTCGAATCGGTCGGCCCGGACGTCACCTCCGTCGCCCCCGGCGACTTCGTCGTCCTCAACTGGCGCGCGGTGTGCGGCGACTGCCGGGCCTGCAAGCGAGGCCGCCCCTGGTACTGCTTCAACACGCACAACGCCACCCAGCCCATGACCCTGGAGGACGGCACCCCGCTCTCCCCGGCCCTCGGTATCGGTGCCTTCGCCGAGAAGACCCTGGTGGCCGCAGGCCAGTGCACCAAGGTGGACCCGGCCGCCTCGCCGGCCGCCGCCGGGCTGCTCGGCTGCGGGGCGATGGCCGGCCTGGGCGCCGCCCTGAACACCGGCAACGTCGGCCGAGGCGACTCCGTGGCCGTCATCGGCTGCGGGGGAGTGGGCAACGCCGCCGTCGCCGGGGCCAGGCTGGCCGGAGCCTCCCGCATCATCGCCGTGGACCTGGACGACCGGAAGCTGGAGTGGGCGCGGGGACTCGGCGCCACGCACACCGTCAACGGCGGTACGCAGGACGTGGTCAAGGCCATCCAGGAACTGACCGGCGGCAACGGGGCCGACGTGGTCATCGAGGCCGTCGGCCGCCCCGAGACGTACAAGCAGGCGTTCTACGCACGCGACCTGGCCGGCACGGTGGTGCTGGTCGGCGTCCCGACGCCGGAGATGCGGCTCGAACTCCCGCTGCTGGACGTCTTCGGACGCGGCGGCGCCCTGAAGTCCTCCTGGTACGGGGACTGCCTGCCCGAGCGGGACTTCCCGCTGCTCATCGACCTCTACCTGCAAGGCAGGCTCGACCTCGACGCGTTCGTCTCCGAGCGGATCGCACTGGACGGGGTCGAGGCGGCCTTCGCCCGCATGGAACGCGGCGAGGTCCTCCGTTCGGTGGTCGAGTTCTGA
- a CDS encoding LysR family transcriptional regulator, protein MLDVRRLRLLRELAHRGTIAAVAEVLSFSPSAVSQQLSVLERESGLPLLERTGRGVRLTAAGQNLVRHADAVLELLERADAELAEARGGLAGALRIGSFPTATRAVVPAALAELARRHPGLEPMVAETDPAAVADGLRAGDLDVALIHAYDFLPAPQEPGLATEPLYREAMYLAAPERAPGGSGRTGDPAGIAGAGGAGQRALLRTHADAPWITATPGTLCHAMTVRACEDAGFVPRIRHQVDEFATVLALVAAGQGVAVVPQLGITGPADPAVALTRLAVERRTHVAFRSGAAAHPAVAAFGAALRAALPLELSGRQQV, encoded by the coding sequence ATGCTCGATGTACGACGCCTGCGCCTCCTGCGCGAACTCGCCCACCGGGGGACCATCGCCGCGGTGGCCGAGGTGCTCTCCTTCAGCCCTTCGGCGGTGTCCCAGCAGCTCTCGGTCCTCGAACGCGAGTCCGGTCTGCCCCTGCTGGAACGCACCGGCCGCGGGGTCCGGCTCACGGCCGCCGGTCAGAACCTGGTCCGGCACGCCGACGCGGTGCTGGAGCTGCTGGAGCGGGCCGACGCCGAGCTCGCGGAGGCCCGCGGCGGACTGGCCGGAGCGCTGCGGATCGGCTCCTTCCCCACCGCGACCAGGGCCGTCGTCCCGGCGGCCCTCGCCGAGCTGGCCCGCCGGCACCCGGGGCTGGAGCCGATGGTGGCCGAGACCGACCCGGCGGCGGTGGCGGACGGGCTGCGCGCCGGAGACCTGGACGTGGCGCTGATCCACGCCTACGACTTCCTCCCCGCGCCGCAGGAGCCCGGGCTGGCCACGGAACCCCTCTACCGCGAGGCGATGTACCTGGCGGCGCCGGAGCGGGCGCCCGGGGGCTCCGGGCGCACGGGGGATCCGGCCGGGATCGCCGGGGCGGGCGGAGCCGGGCAGCGCGCGTTGCTCCGTACGCATGCCGACGCACCCTGGATCACCGCCACACCCGGCACCCTCTGCCACGCCATGACCGTACGGGCCTGCGAGGACGCCGGGTTCGTGCCGAGGATCCGCCACCAGGTGGACGAGTTCGCCACCGTGCTCGCCCTGGTCGCGGCCGGCCAGGGGGTGGCCGTGGTGCCGCAGCTCGGGATCACCGGGCCCGCGGATCCGGCCGTCGCGCTCACCCGTCTCGCCGTGGAGCGCCGCACCCACGTGGCCTTCCGCAGCGGCGCCGCCGCCCACCCCGCCGTGGCCGCCTTCGGCGCGGCCCTGCGGGCGGCGCTGCCGCTCGAACTGTCCGGTCGGCAGCAGGTCTAG
- a CDS encoding aminoglycoside phosphotransferase family protein, producing MDNAPNAETPPRDPWLAYFADRGHTGVRRIGAGSEGVVYGLGGGRAAKVWSGRPPAGLELSRQVYADMARHQLPFDTPEIFDVEDHEGVLVTYERELPGAPMRVDSAHADYERELPAKQSETLLSVLRGLASVPGTEAMRRLTVQGDDRPLWRDHDSFRDALAALVQRAAARHGDALAACVPDFGAGVERTHEALRSLPDAPVTAIHGDLVPPDIHTDAAGRPVAVLDFGFCTTAGDPAFEAAVTAAVWDMYGPYAEEHTTELSRLFAHELGYPPATLTTYQAAYALVTYDLFGLDERDGHFRWCAQQLRRNAVFGGAA from the coding sequence ATGGACAACGCCCCGAACGCCGAAACCCCGCCCCGCGACCCCTGGCTCGCGTACTTCGCCGACCGCGGGCACACGGGTGTCCGCCGGATCGGCGCCGGTTCCGAGGGCGTCGTCTACGGGCTGGGCGGGGGCCGGGCCGCCAAGGTGTGGAGCGGTCGGCCGCCGGCCGGGCTCGAGCTCAGTCGTCAGGTGTACGCGGACATGGCGCGGCATCAGCTGCCCTTCGACACCCCGGAGATCTTCGACGTAGAGGACCACGAGGGCGTCCTGGTGACGTACGAGCGCGAGCTGCCCGGAGCCCCGATGAGGGTCGACTCCGCACACGCCGACTACGAGCGCGAGCTGCCCGCGAAGCAGAGCGAGACGCTGCTCTCCGTTCTGCGCGGTCTGGCCTCCGTTCCCGGCACCGAGGCCATGCGCCGGCTGACCGTCCAGGGTGACGACCGTCCGCTGTGGCGGGATCACGACTCCTTCCGCGACGCCCTCGCGGCCCTGGTCCAGCGGGCCGCGGCCCGGCACGGCGACGCCCTGGCCGCTTGCGTACCGGACTTCGGGGCGGGAGTGGAACGGACGCACGAGGCACTGCGCTCGCTCCCCGACGCGCCGGTGACCGCGATCCACGGCGACCTCGTACCGCCCGACATCCACACCGACGCGGCCGGCCGGCCCGTCGCCGTGCTCGACTTCGGCTTCTGCACCACCGCGGGCGACCCGGCCTTCGAGGCCGCGGTGACCGCTGCCGTCTGGGACATGTACGGGCCGTATGCCGAGGAGCACACCACGGAGCTCTCCCGGCTCTTCGCCCACGAGCTCGGCTACCCGCCGGCGACCCTCACCACCTATCAGGCGGCGTACGCCCTCGTGACCTACGACCTCTTCGGCCTGGACGAACGCGACGGCCACTTCCGGTGGTGCGCGCAGCAGCTGCGCCGCAACGCCGTGTTCGGTGGTGCGGCCTAG
- a CDS encoding transglycosylase SLT domain-containing protein: MPASGKHRRPKQHHALTRKLALAGTGSAALALPLISATTAGAAEVAVAPTTYSVVSGDTLSKIAAEHSIGGGWQKLYEANKGIVGADPSAIRPGLKLNLTTAAAPAAAPAAAKAATGYANNLDGWIRESLDVMAQHGIPGSYEGIHRNVMRESSGNPMAINNWDSNAAAGIPSKGLLQVIDPTFKAYHVPGTPMDSYDPVANITAACNYAAARYGSIDNVNGAY; the protein is encoded by the coding sequence ATGCCCGCATCGGGAAAGCACCGCCGGCCGAAGCAGCACCACGCACTCACCCGCAAGCTGGCCCTCGCCGGTACGGGCAGCGCGGCGCTGGCCCTCCCGCTGATCAGCGCGACCACGGCCGGCGCGGCCGAGGTGGCCGTCGCCCCCACGACGTATTCCGTGGTCAGCGGCGACACCCTGAGCAAGATCGCCGCTGAGCACTCCATCGGTGGTGGCTGGCAGAAGCTCTACGAGGCCAACAAGGGCATCGTCGGCGCCGACCCCTCGGCGATCCGCCCCGGCCTGAAACTGAACCTCACCACGGCCGCCGCCCCCGCCGCCGCACCGGCCGCGGCCAAGGCCGCCACCGGCTACGCGAACAACCTCGACGGCTGGATCCGCGAGTCGCTCGACGTCATGGCGCAGCACGGAATTCCCGGGAGCTACGAAGGAATTCACCGCAACGTCATGCGCGAATCCTCGGGGAATCCGATGGCCATCAACAACTGGGACTCCAACGCCGCGGCGGGCATCCCCTCGAAGGGGCTCCTCCAGGTCATCGACCCGACCTTCAAGGCCTATCACGTCCCCGGCACCCCGATGGACTCGTACGACCCGGTCGCCAACATCACGGCCGCCTGCAACTACGCGGCGGCCCGCTACGGTTCGATCGACAATGTCAACGGCGCCTACTGA
- a CDS encoding dihydrodipicolinate synthase family protein: protein MTRTRRTSPPTAPYTPQGIHVPLITPFTADDEVASDALEALAHEVLDAGATGIVALGTTGEPAALDEAERDLVTEVCARVCRERGAALTVGAGASGTRAAEESLGRLKRWPEVRAALVTVPAFVRPAAAGVLAHFERLARVSPVPLIVYHVPYRTGQPLDAALLREIGALPGVAGVKYAVGALDGEAVALLGDLPDGFAVLAGDDAFLSPLLALGAAGGVLASAHLATARFTELAAAWRAGDTDRARALGHALARLSATLFAEPNPSVTKGVLYAQGRIPSPAVRLPLLPAGTESVAAAVRELAHLT, encoded by the coding sequence ATGACCAGGACACGCAGGACCTCGCCCCCCACCGCCCCGTACACCCCGCAGGGGATCCACGTACCGCTGATCACCCCCTTCACCGCCGACGACGAGGTCGCCTCCGACGCCCTGGAGGCGCTCGCCCACGAGGTGCTCGACGCGGGGGCCACCGGAATCGTGGCGCTGGGCACCACCGGCGAGCCGGCCGCCCTCGACGAGGCCGAGCGCGACCTCGTCACCGAGGTCTGCGCCCGGGTCTGCCGGGAGCGCGGCGCGGCGCTGACCGTGGGCGCCGGGGCGAGCGGGACCCGGGCCGCCGAGGAGTCGCTCGGCCGGCTGAAGCGGTGGCCCGAGGTGCGGGCCGCGCTGGTGACCGTGCCCGCGTTCGTGCGGCCCGCGGCCGCCGGTGTGCTGGCGCATTTCGAGCGGCTGGCGCGGGTGAGCCCCGTACCGCTGATCGTCTACCACGTCCCGTACCGCACCGGGCAGCCGCTGGACGCGGCCCTGCTGCGGGAGATCGGGGCGCTGCCCGGGGTGGCCGGGGTCAAGTACGCCGTCGGCGCGCTCGACGGGGAAGCGGTCGCGCTGCTCGGTGATCTGCCGGACGGTTTCGCGGTGCTGGCCGGCGACGACGCCTTCCTGTCGCCCCTGCTCGCGCTCGGCGCGGCGGGCGGGGTCCTCGCCTCGGCCCATCTCGCCACGGCGCGGTTCACCGAGCTCGCGGCCGCCTGGCGGGCGGGCGACACGGACCGGGCGCGCGCCCTGGGCCACGCGCTGGCCCGGCTCTCCGCGACCCTCTTCGCCGAGCCCAACCCGTCGGTGACCAAGGGGGTGTTGTACGCGCAGGGCCGCATCCCGAGCCCTGCCGTACGCCTCCCCCTGCTGCCCGCGGGCACGGAATCGGTCGCGGCGGCGGTGCGGGAACTGGCGCACCTGACCTGA
- a CDS encoding 5-carboxymethyl-2-hydroxymuconate Delta-isomerase → MPQITVDYSANLSDTFDRHGFASALHALTAEVAAATVANCKTRFRCPDDVYVADGAPGSALVHVQIGLLPGRTEAVKAELSQAVLDLLFKHLPAGADGAGPVVHASVDVSELGAAYRKLVQ, encoded by the coding sequence GTGCCGCAGATCACCGTCGACTATTCGGCGAACTTGTCCGACACCTTCGACCGGCATGGATTCGCGTCGGCCCTGCACGCGTTGACCGCCGAGGTCGCGGCCGCCACCGTCGCGAACTGCAAGACGCGCTTCCGGTGTCCGGACGACGTATACGTGGCCGACGGGGCGCCCGGATCCGCGCTGGTCCATGTGCAGATCGGCCTGCTGCCGGGCCGGACCGAGGCGGTCAAGGCCGAGTTGAGCCAGGCCGTGCTCGACCTGTTGTTCAAGCACCTGCCCGCCGGGGCGGACGGGGCCGGCCCCGTCGTGCACGCCTCCGTGGACGTGAGCGAGCTGGGGGCGGCGTACCGCAAGCTGGTTCAGTAG
- a CDS encoding TetR/AcrR family transcriptional regulator C-terminal domain-containing protein has protein sequence MAMEPPYLRIAGDIRRRITSGELAPGARIPSTRRITQEWGVAMATATKALATLNQEGLVRPVPGVGTVVAEPGRERPPAPPHGLTRDRIIRTAIALVDGEGLAALSMRRVATDFGVSTMALYRHVPSKGELVRLMSETVFSAEPPGPRPPGWRAQLEQEVRWLWGLCERHPWLARATAGLTRPMASPHAMRYTERVLGALTGLGLTPAQILHTHLALLGYAQGVAAAVELESQARQDTGMTPEEWLAANEPRMESIQTAGSFPVLSTLFEGERFELELGTLFEFGLARMLDGVEALIGPSEGSPGAPPPAGGLA, from the coding sequence ATGGCCATGGAACCGCCCTACCTCCGCATCGCCGGCGACATCCGTCGGCGGATCACCTCGGGCGAGCTCGCACCCGGTGCCCGCATCCCTTCCACCCGGCGGATCACCCAGGAGTGGGGGGTCGCCATGGCGACCGCGACGAAGGCGCTCGCCACCCTGAACCAGGAGGGTCTGGTGCGGCCCGTACCCGGTGTCGGCACCGTCGTCGCCGAGCCGGGACGAGAGCGACCCCCGGCTCCCCCTCACGGACTGACCCGGGACCGCATCATCCGCACCGCGATCGCCCTCGTCGACGGCGAAGGGCTCGCCGCACTGTCCATGCGCCGCGTCGCCACCGACTTCGGCGTCTCCACCATGGCGCTCTACCGCCACGTTCCGAGCAAGGGCGAACTCGTACGGCTGATGTCGGAGACGGTGTTCAGCGCGGAGCCGCCGGGGCCGCGACCGCCCGGCTGGCGTGCGCAGCTGGAGCAGGAGGTGCGGTGGTTGTGGGGCCTGTGCGAGCGCCATCCCTGGCTGGCGCGAGCCACGGCCGGGCTCACCCGGCCGATGGCCTCGCCCCACGCGATGCGGTACACCGAGCGGGTCCTCGGCGCCCTGACCGGCCTGGGGCTGACACCGGCCCAGATCCTCCACACCCACCTCGCCCTCCTCGGGTACGCCCAGGGCGTCGCGGCGGCCGTGGAGCTGGAGTCGCAGGCCCGGCAGGACACCGGCATGACCCCCGAGGAATGGCTGGCCGCCAACGAACCGCGGATGGAATCGATCCAGACCGCCGGCTCCTTCCCGGTCCTGTCCACCCTCTTCGAAGGGGAGCGGTTCGAGCTCGAACTCGGCACGCTGTTCGAGTTCGGGCTCGCCCGGATGCTGGACGGGGTCGAAGCGCTCATCGGGCCATCCGAGGGGAGCCCCGGGGCCCCGCCCCCGGCCGGGGGCCTCGCGTAA
- a CDS encoding MFS transporter, which produces MDNTPSPRAGRKEWTALGVLMLPLLLVSMDVSVLYFAIPYISRDLEPSATQQLWILDMYGFVLAGLLVTMGALGDRIGRRTLVLAGAAVFGAASVAAAYASSAELLIAVRALLGLGGAALMPSTLALIRNLFHDEEQRGRAVTLWTAVMTTGISLGPVVSGLLLEHFWWGAVFLINLPAMVLLLVLVPFLVTEFKSAKREPFDLPSAVLSLGAVLLVIYGIKEWARHGYEPLPTLAIGTGLVLGFVFVLRQQHLAHPMIDLGLLGRRSFGGPVFVSLLAMFATVGMAVFLTQYLQSVLGMRPFNAALWSLVPAAGVAVAAPVGAVLAQRVDRAYVMGGGFLLSGCGFLWLTQVRTDSALWFTLAGASLYVGGLVAAMTLANELALGAAPPERAGSAAAVVESGQELGGALGMAILGSVGAAVYSRDMAGALPAGVPQAEAVRETLGGAVAAASQLPGGAADAVLTAARDAFTHGMSFAAVGAAVTMTGAAFFSFTWLRGVGTAGRPAPSPAAPPSATRTP; this is translated from the coding sequence ATGGACAACACGCCAAGCCCCCGCGCGGGGCGCAAGGAATGGACCGCCCTCGGGGTCCTGATGCTGCCCCTGCTCCTCGTCTCGATGGACGTCTCGGTCCTGTACTTCGCGATCCCCTACATCAGCCGGGACCTGGAGCCCAGCGCGACGCAGCAGTTGTGGATCCTGGACATGTACGGCTTCGTCCTCGCCGGGCTCCTCGTCACGATGGGCGCCCTCGGTGACCGGATCGGCCGGCGCACGCTGGTGCTCGCGGGAGCGGCGGTCTTCGGAGCGGCCTCGGTCGCGGCCGCGTACGCGTCCTCGGCCGAACTGCTCATCGCCGTGCGCGCGCTGCTGGGGCTGGGCGGCGCCGCCCTGATGCCCTCGACGCTCGCCCTGATCCGCAATCTCTTCCACGACGAGGAACAGCGGGGCAGGGCGGTGACCCTGTGGACCGCCGTCATGACGACGGGCATCTCGCTGGGGCCCGTGGTCAGCGGTCTGCTGCTGGAGCACTTCTGGTGGGGCGCGGTCTTCCTGATCAACCTGCCCGCGATGGTGCTGCTGCTCGTGCTGGTGCCGTTCCTGGTAACGGAGTTCAAGTCGGCGAAGCGCGAGCCCTTCGACCTGCCGAGCGCGGTGCTGTCGCTCGGCGCGGTGCTCCTGGTCATCTACGGCATCAAGGAATGGGCCCGGCACGGGTACGAGCCGCTGCCCACGCTCGCCATCGGCACGGGGCTCGTGTTGGGCTTCGTCTTCGTCTTGCGGCAACAGCACCTCGCGCATCCGATGATCGACCTCGGCCTTCTCGGCCGGCGCAGCTTCGGCGGCCCGGTGTTCGTCAGTCTCCTCGCGATGTTCGCCACGGTCGGGATGGCGGTCTTCCTCACCCAGTACCTGCAGTCGGTCCTCGGCATGAGGCCGTTCAACGCCGCGCTGTGGAGCCTTGTTCCGGCCGCCGGAGTGGCCGTCGCGGCCCCGGTCGGAGCCGTCCTCGCCCAACGCGTCGACCGTGCGTACGTCATGGGCGGCGGTTTCCTCCTCTCCGGGTGCGGCTTCCTCTGGCTGACCCAGGTGCGCACGGACTCGGCGCTCTGGTTCACCCTCGCGGGCGCCTCCCTGTACGTGGGCGGCCTCGTCGCCGCCATGACCCTCGCCAACGAACTCGCCCTCGGCGCGGCCCCGCCGGAGCGGGCCGGATCAGCCGCGGCCGTGGTGGAGTCGGGCCAGGAGCTCGGCGGAGCATTGGGCATGGCGATCCTCGGATCCGTCGGGGCGGCGGTCTACAGCCGGGACATGGCGGGGGCGCTGCCCGCCGGCGTGCCGCAGGCCGAAGCCGTACGCGAAACGCTCGGCGGCGCTGTGGCCGCCGCATCCCAGCTGCCCGGAGGGGCCGCGGATGCCGTACTGACGGCCGCGCGCGACGCCTTCACGCACGGGATGAGCTTCGCGGCCGTGGGCGCGGCCGTCACCATGACCGGCGCCGCCTTCTTCTCGTTCACCTGGCTGAGGGGCGTGGGCACGGCGGGACGCCCGGCACCCTCACCTGCCGCCCCGCCGTCCGCCACCCGCACACCCTGA
- a CDS encoding putative immunity protein, protein MTGEAGEIALSKEDLREVTAFAAACAEVVLGVFEDGQPDDARPREAIGAAWQFARGGERGKALRDRAWAALKAAKSADSEAAREAARAAMSAAGAAYLHPLAKATQVKHILGAGAHAARAAELLADDDRGVGGAHVEQAVHRATPVLVDVLTRFPAAPSGGGRVGELIRMLDADLRSLTPTE, encoded by the coding sequence ATGACAGGGGAAGCGGGCGAGATCGCCCTGAGCAAGGAAGACCTTCGTGAGGTCACCGCATTCGCCGCGGCGTGCGCGGAAGTGGTGCTCGGGGTGTTCGAGGACGGTCAGCCGGACGATGCGCGGCCTCGCGAGGCCATCGGCGCCGCGTGGCAGTTCGCGCGGGGCGGCGAGCGGGGGAAGGCGCTGCGCGACCGGGCGTGGGCGGCGCTCAAGGCCGCCAAGAGCGCCGACTCCGAGGCTGCGCGCGAGGCCGCCCGGGCAGCGATGTCCGCGGCAGGCGCCGCCTACCTGCACCCCCTGGCCAAGGCCACCCAGGTGAAGCACATCCTCGGAGCCGGCGCCCACGCGGCCAGAGCGGCCGAACTCCTCGCCGACGACGATCGGGGCGTTGGCGGCGCGCACGTCGAGCAGGCGGTGCACCGTGCGACACCGGTCCTCGTCGACGTGCTGACACGCTTCCCGGCGGCCCCGAGCGGCGGCGGACGGGTCGGTGAGCTGATCCGGATGCTGGACGCCGACCTGCGCTCACTCACCCCCACCGAGTGA